The Chroococcidiopsis sp. TS-821 genome window below encodes:
- a CDS encoding SDR family oxidoreductase, with protein sequence MKAFVAGATGETGRRIVQELVKRNIPVRALVRNIDSAKAILPAEAELVVGDVLQPATLRAAIGDSTVLLCATGAKPSFDPTGPYKVDYEGTKNLVDVAKAKGIEHFVFVSSLCTSQLFHPLNLFWLILVWKKQAEEYLQKSGLTYTIVRPGGLKNEDNSNPIVMAAADTLSDGSIPRAKVAQVCVEALFNPEAKNKIVEIVAKPEATPKSFQELFASVG encoded by the coding sequence ATGAAAGCATTTGTAGCAGGGGCAACAGGCGAGACAGGTCGCAGAATTGTCCAAGAATTAGTTAAAAGAAACATTCCTGTACGCGCTTTGGTTCGGAATATCGATTCAGCCAAAGCCATTTTGCCTGCTGAGGCTGAGTTGGTAGTCGGAGATGTTTTGCAGCCAGCTACTCTCCGTGCTGCAATCGGAGACAGCACTGTGTTACTTTGTGCAACTGGAGCTAAACCAAGTTTCGACCCCACAGGACCTTACAAAGTAGACTACGAAGGAACAAAAAATTTAGTTGATGTTGCTAAAGCTAAAGGCATAGAGCATTTTGTTTTTGTTTCTTCCTTGTGTACTTCTCAACTGTTTCATCCACTAAATTTGTTTTGGTTGATTTTAGTATGGAAAAAGCAGGCGGAGGAGTATCTACAAAAAAGTGGTCTTACCTATACTATCGTCCGACCAGGTGGTTTGAAAAACGAAGACAATTCCAATCCTATAGTTATGGCTGCTGCAGATACGCTATCTGATGGTAGTATTCCGCGTGCGAAAGTTGCGCAGGTATGTGTTGAGGCATTGTTCAATCCTGAAGCAAAAAATAAAATTGTGGAAATTGTCGCTAAGCCAGAAGCAACGCCAAAAAGTTTTCAAGAACTGTTTGCGAGTGTGGGCTGA
- a CDS encoding DUF1997 domain-containing protein, which yields MLSSNGEYQSTRKGQVHWEASALAESDYSHTDSPTRFHGKFTDCMEMYAPADTVANYLDAHQGWFCRCAQPMKVELVKENAYALTIGRFGSFGYEVEPKVGLELLPPDEGIYRIKTIPVPNYIAPGYDVDFHAVMELVETAATPDVVAGKMTRVEWKLDLAVAVHFPKFIQRLPKSLVQNTGDRLLNSIVKQVSRRLTHKVQEDFHQSLGLPIPTKSKRTS from the coding sequence ATGCTGTCGAGCAATGGTGAATATCAATCTACTAGAAAAGGACAAGTGCATTGGGAGGCATCAGCGCTAGCAGAAAGTGACTATTCACATACTGATTCACCAACACGCTTCCATGGAAAGTTTACGGACTGCATGGAAATGTATGCCCCTGCTGATACCGTTGCTAATTATCTTGATGCTCATCAAGGCTGGTTTTGTCGCTGCGCTCAGCCAATGAAAGTCGAATTGGTTAAGGAAAACGCTTATGCATTGACAATTGGTCGCTTCGGCTCGTTTGGTTATGAAGTAGAACCCAAGGTAGGCTTAGAGCTTTTGCCTCCAGATGAAGGAATTTATCGAATTAAGACAATTCCAGTACCAAATTATATTGCTCCTGGCTATGATGTAGACTTCCACGCAGTTATGGAACTTGTCGAAACAGCTGCTACTCCCGACGTCGTTGCGGGAAAAATGACACGCGTAGAGTGGAAGTTAGATCTCGCAGTTGCAGTTCACTTTCCCAAGTTTATTCAACGTTTACCAAAATCACTTGTGCAAAATACAGGCGATCGCCTACTCAATAGTATTGTCAAACAAGTTTCGCGCCGTTTAACGCACAAAGTTCAAGAAGACTTTCATCAGTCGTTGGGTTTACCCATACCAACTAAGTCAAAGCGGACAAGTTGA